One genomic segment of Erysipelotrichaceae bacterium 66202529 includes these proteins:
- a CDS encoding NAD(P)H-dependent glycerol-3-phosphate dehydrogenase: MILRKAGNNVKAVVVGSGSWGTGLAQVLCDNNEDVMIYGNCESEIQDINEHHQNAKYFEGVELNPSLKATTDIRVVKDADVIVLSIPTIAVESVCKEIDALLDHKVVVVNTSKGFHPNTFERMSDVIRRNISAEHLSSVVSLIGPSHAEEVVIRMLTTICAVSQNEADAQKIQKLFSNDYLRIYTGTDETGSEIGVAVKNAIALASGVLYGLGYGDNTRAALITRGLMEMTRYGVALGGKKETFMGLTGIGDLIVTCTSKHSRNFQAGYEIGKHNSAQYFWDNNTKTVEGVRTAKAVHENAKRLGIEMPIVNEIYQVLFENKNPRDSAKDLMLRDLKSEINF; the protein is encoded by the coding sequence TTGATCTTACGAAAGGCAGGGAATAATGTGAAAGCAGTAGTAGTAGGCAGTGGAAGCTGGGGAACCGGTCTGGCCCAGGTTCTTTGTGATAATAATGAAGATGTTATGATATATGGTAATTGTGAAAGTGAAATTCAGGATATCAATGAACATCATCAGAATGCAAAGTACTTTGAAGGAGTGGAGTTGAATCCGTCTTTAAAGGCGACTACCGACATCCGGGTTGTAAAGGATGCAGATGTTATCGTATTGAGTATACCGACGATTGCAGTGGAAAGTGTCTGTAAGGAAATTGACGCATTGCTGGATCATAAGGTGGTTGTAGTAAATACATCAAAAGGATTTCATCCAAATACCTTTGAACGTATGTCTGATGTCATCCGCCGTAATATAAGCGCTGAGCATCTCAGCAGTGTAGTTTCTCTGATTGGGCCTAGCCATGCGGAGGAGGTTGTCATCCGTATGCTGACAACGATTTGCGCGGTATCTCAGAATGAAGCGGATGCACAGAAAATTCAGAAGCTGTTTTCCAATGATTATCTGAGAATCTACACCGGGACGGATGAAACCGGAAGTGAAATTGGCGTAGCTGTGAAGAATGCTATTGCACTGGCAAGCGGGGTTTTGTATGGTCTGGGCTATGGTGACAATACAAGGGCGGCTCTGATTACCCGTGGTTTAATGGAGATGACACGGTATGGTGTTGCTCTGGGCGGTAAAAAAGAAACCTTTATGGGATTGACCGGCATCGGTGATTTGATTGTTACCTGCACAAGTAAGCATTCCAGAAACTTCCAGGCAGGATATGAAATCGGAAAGCATAACAGTGCGCAATACTTCTGGGACAATAACACGAAAACTGTGGAAGGTGTCAGAACGGCAAAGGCTGTGCATGAAAATGCGAAGCGTCTGGGCATTGAAATGCCAATCGTCAACGAGATCTATCAGGTTCTCTTTGAGAATAAAAATCCAAGGGATTCGGCCAAGGATCTGATGCTGCGGGATTTAAAATCAGAGATAAATTTTTAA